One window of the Maylandia zebra isolate NMK-2024a linkage group LG19, Mzebra_GT3a, whole genome shotgun sequence genome contains the following:
- the senp2 gene encoding sentrin-specific protease 2 isoform X1 — protein MYGWILGGFSSLFEPITGQNPTEWPGKGSVSAEVPTRPGVKTAAWRQESHCRPAKRNYQSVHVAESVCQSEQVEVKRRKRDVVISFMKKTVARVAGLLRLRKSLTRCEKPRSHEETQPVALMGIDELHTSWLNSTEWRMDKPVAGGNESQGKNPFQSSLPPLMRKYSGTTLPVGLPDRAKDRERRGSLQLLSSRPVLRVGNANPDPTCNGFGHNRCYKPSLTVEEAIKQNNKEHYRRLLEMVTEKYSKSQPLPFNQSKPQEDPLSQVDHKTAASVKTFESVHRKTGQIAAASLFTWRNASAANDSRGSFTFSKPISGPFEDPQPVGYIKQKHPADLDLSTEVATRLNLVDRDAPAVALPDTHSAHTRHSEEDIPRLTKEMAAEVSGALAQSDPNRVLSAAFKLRITQRDLGTLQEGSWLNDEVMNFYLSLIMERSSGEAGRLKVYSFSTFFFPKLRGGGGGQAGGHAAVKRWTKAVDLFTFDLILVPLHLGVHWALAVIDFRSKTVKSYDSMGRRHDDISSLLLLYLIEEHKAKKGRELDCTKWTVGSLKASEIPQQKNGSDCGVFACKYADYIARGQPLTFKQCHMPLFRKLMIWEILHQKLL, from the exons ATGTATGGATGGATACTTGGCGGATTCTCGTCGCTGTTTGAGCCCATTACGGGGCAAAACCCCACGGAGTGGCCTGGGAAAGGTAGCGTTAGCGCAGAGGTACCCACGCGACCAGGCGTAAAAACAGCAGCTTGGCGGCAGGAGAGTCACTGCAGACCCGCTAAACGGAACTACCAGAG CGTGCATGTTGCAGAGAGTGTTTGCCAGAGTGAGCAAGTCGAAGTGAAAAGACGCAAAAGAG ATGTCGTCATCAGCTTCATGAAGAAGACTGTGGCTCGGGTAGCAGGTTTACTCAGACTGCGGAAATCACTGACGAGGTGTGAGAAGCCCAGATCTCATGAAGAAACACAG CCTGTCGCTCTAATGGGCATAGATGAGCTCCACACCTCATGGCTGAACAGTACTGAATGGAGAATGG ATAAACCAGTAGCTGGAGGTAATGAGAGTCAGGGAAAGAATCCTTTTCAGAGCTCTTTACCTCCTTTAATGAGGAAATACAG TGGGACAACGCTCCCTGTAGGGCTTCCAGACAGAGCAAAGGACAGGGAGAGGAGAGGATCCCTCCAGCTgctgtcctcaaggcctgtgctcAGGGTGGGAAATGCTAATCCTGACCCAACATGCAATGGCTTTGGACACAACCGCTGCTACAAGCCCAGTCTTACTGTGGAAGAG GCCATAAAGCAGAATAATAAGGAGCACTACAGGCGGCTGCTGGAGATGGTGACAGAGAAATACAGCAAAAGCCAGCCACTACCTTTTAACCAATCAAAACCACAAGA AGATCCGTTGTCACAGGTTGATCACAAAACTGCTGCTTCAGTAAAAACTTTTGAATCAGTACACAGGAAGACGGGACAGATAG ctgctgcaaGTCTATTTACATGGAGAAATGCATCTGCGGCTAACGACAG CAGGGGGAGTTTCACCTTTAGTAAGCCAATTAGTGGACCCTTTGAGGACCCACAGCCTGTTGGATATATAAAG CAGAAACATCCAGCAGATTTGGATCTTTCTACAGAGGTAGCTACTCGCCTCAACCTCGTGGACAGAGACGCTCCTGCTGTCGCTCTGCCTGACACACATTCTGCACATACAAGGCACAGTGAGGAAGACATACCCAGACTGACCAAG gaaatGGCAGCAGAGGTGAGTGGAGCTTTGGCTCAAAGTGATCCCAACCGTGTCCTGAGTGCAGCTTTCAAACTTCGCATCACACAGCGAGACCTGGGTACACTACAAGAAGGCAGCTGGCTCAACGATGAG GTGATGAACTTCTACCTTTCCCTGATTATGGAGCGAAGCTCTGGTGAAGCAGGGCGATTAAAAGTCTACTCCTTCAGCACCTTCTTCTTCCCAAAGCTGAGGGGTGGAGGAGGCGGGCAGGCTGGAGGACACGCTGCTGTGAAGCGCTGGACCAAAGCTGTCGACCTCTTCACGTTTGACCTCATTCTGGTCCCTCTGCATCTAGGCGTCCACTGGGCATTGGCT GTGATAGATTTTCGGTCAAAGACAGTGAAGTCTTATGACTCGATGGGCCGGAGACACGATGACATCTCGAGTCTTTTACT ACTCTACCTTATAGAGGAGCACAAAGCAAAAAAGGGTAGAGAGCTCGACTGCACCAAATGGACTGTTGGAAGCTTGAAAGCTAGT GAGATTCCCCAGCAGAAAAATGGAAGCGACTGCGGTGTTTTTGCCTGTAAATATGCTGACTATATCGCAAGAGGACAGCCCCTTACCTTTAAACAG TGCCACATGCCTCTCTTCAGGAAGTTGATGATTTGGGAAATTCTTCATCAGAAGCTGCTATAG
- the senp2 gene encoding sentrin-specific protease 2 isoform X2, giving the protein MYGWILGGFSSLFEPITGQNPTEWPGKGSVSAEVPTRPGVKTAAWRQESHCRPAKRNYQSVHVAESVCQSEQVEVKRRKRDVVISFMKKTVARVAGLLRLRKSLTRCEKPRSHEETQPVALMGIDELHTSWLNSTEWRMDKPVAGGNESQGKNPFQSSLPPLMRKYSGTTLPVGLPDRAKDRERRGSLQLLSSRPVLRVGNANPDPTCNGFGHNRCYKPSLTVEEAIKQNNKEHYRRLLEMVTEKYSKSQPLPFNQSKPQEDPLSQVDHKTAASVKTFESVHRKTGQIAAASLFTWRNASAANDSRGSFTFSKPISGPFEDPQPVGYIKKHPADLDLSTEVATRLNLVDRDAPAVALPDTHSAHTRHSEEDIPRLTKEMAAEVSGALAQSDPNRVLSAAFKLRITQRDLGTLQEGSWLNDEVMNFYLSLIMERSSGEAGRLKVYSFSTFFFPKLRGGGGGQAGGHAAVKRWTKAVDLFTFDLILVPLHLGVHWALAVIDFRSKTVKSYDSMGRRHDDISSLLLLYLIEEHKAKKGRELDCTKWTVGSLKASEIPQQKNGSDCGVFACKYADYIARGQPLTFKQCHMPLFRKLMIWEILHQKLL; this is encoded by the exons ATGTATGGATGGATACTTGGCGGATTCTCGTCGCTGTTTGAGCCCATTACGGGGCAAAACCCCACGGAGTGGCCTGGGAAAGGTAGCGTTAGCGCAGAGGTACCCACGCGACCAGGCGTAAAAACAGCAGCTTGGCGGCAGGAGAGTCACTGCAGACCCGCTAAACGGAACTACCAGAG CGTGCATGTTGCAGAGAGTGTTTGCCAGAGTGAGCAAGTCGAAGTGAAAAGACGCAAAAGAG ATGTCGTCATCAGCTTCATGAAGAAGACTGTGGCTCGGGTAGCAGGTTTACTCAGACTGCGGAAATCACTGACGAGGTGTGAGAAGCCCAGATCTCATGAAGAAACACAG CCTGTCGCTCTAATGGGCATAGATGAGCTCCACACCTCATGGCTGAACAGTACTGAATGGAGAATGG ATAAACCAGTAGCTGGAGGTAATGAGAGTCAGGGAAAGAATCCTTTTCAGAGCTCTTTACCTCCTTTAATGAGGAAATACAG TGGGACAACGCTCCCTGTAGGGCTTCCAGACAGAGCAAAGGACAGGGAGAGGAGAGGATCCCTCCAGCTgctgtcctcaaggcctgtgctcAGGGTGGGAAATGCTAATCCTGACCCAACATGCAATGGCTTTGGACACAACCGCTGCTACAAGCCCAGTCTTACTGTGGAAGAG GCCATAAAGCAGAATAATAAGGAGCACTACAGGCGGCTGCTGGAGATGGTGACAGAGAAATACAGCAAAAGCCAGCCACTACCTTTTAACCAATCAAAACCACAAGA AGATCCGTTGTCACAGGTTGATCACAAAACTGCTGCTTCAGTAAAAACTTTTGAATCAGTACACAGGAAGACGGGACAGATAG ctgctgcaaGTCTATTTACATGGAGAAATGCATCTGCGGCTAACGACAG CAGGGGGAGTTTCACCTTTAGTAAGCCAATTAGTGGACCCTTTGAGGACCCACAGCCTGTTGGATATATAAAG AAACATCCAGCAGATTTGGATCTTTCTACAGAGGTAGCTACTCGCCTCAACCTCGTGGACAGAGACGCTCCTGCTGTCGCTCTGCCTGACACACATTCTGCACATACAAGGCACAGTGAGGAAGACATACCCAGACTGACCAAG gaaatGGCAGCAGAGGTGAGTGGAGCTTTGGCTCAAAGTGATCCCAACCGTGTCCTGAGTGCAGCTTTCAAACTTCGCATCACACAGCGAGACCTGGGTACACTACAAGAAGGCAGCTGGCTCAACGATGAG GTGATGAACTTCTACCTTTCCCTGATTATGGAGCGAAGCTCTGGTGAAGCAGGGCGATTAAAAGTCTACTCCTTCAGCACCTTCTTCTTCCCAAAGCTGAGGGGTGGAGGAGGCGGGCAGGCTGGAGGACACGCTGCTGTGAAGCGCTGGACCAAAGCTGTCGACCTCTTCACGTTTGACCTCATTCTGGTCCCTCTGCATCTAGGCGTCCACTGGGCATTGGCT GTGATAGATTTTCGGTCAAAGACAGTGAAGTCTTATGACTCGATGGGCCGGAGACACGATGACATCTCGAGTCTTTTACT ACTCTACCTTATAGAGGAGCACAAAGCAAAAAAGGGTAGAGAGCTCGACTGCACCAAATGGACTGTTGGAAGCTTGAAAGCTAGT GAGATTCCCCAGCAGAAAAATGGAAGCGACTGCGGTGTTTTTGCCTGTAAATATGCTGACTATATCGCAAGAGGACAGCCCCTTACCTTTAAACAG TGCCACATGCCTCTCTTCAGGAAGTTGATGATTTGGGAAATTCTTCATCAGAAGCTGCTATAG